A stretch of DNA from Pseudodesulfovibrio senegalensis:
TGGACATCCCAAGGTGACAAAGCTGCATATTTTTCTGGCTCCAAAAATAGCATCAATGCGCTGCAAAAACATTTGACCTTTGACATGACAGGGCTTTTGGACAGCCCCGATGTTTTGGGTCCGTATGTGTATAATTTTGTGCATGAAATCATGACCAAAGCGGACGGGAAATCTCCCTACGGAATCATTATAGACGAGCTCCCGAATTATCTTGAAAACTCCACATTTGCCGCAGAAATCGAAAGGTTTCTCCAAGAAATTCGCAAAACACACGGGATTTTAATTGCAATGTGTCAAAGCGCGGACACCGTTTTACGGCACAAATCTGCAAACAAATTTTTGTCAAACATAGCCACATATATTCTGTTCCCTGAACCTCACGCGGAATGGGAAGACTACAAACGCATAGGACTGAACGAAACGGAATTTGATTGGATCAAAGGCGAAGACCCGCTAGGCCGCAAAGTTTTGGTAAAACGTCATAACGGGGAATCCGTTTTTTTAGATGTGGACTTGTCAGGACTCGGCCCATATCTCCGCTGCTTTGATTCGGCAAGGGAAACAGTTCGGACAGTACGCCAACTTAGGAATGTGCATAATGAAAACTGGCTTCGTCATTATTTGTTTGCTTAGTGCGCTTTGGCCGACTTCATCCCCTGGGGGAATGGCCGTTTCTGATGCAGTTACACATACTCTTGCGTCAAAATTAATCGGAGTTGAAGCCGAATCCAAAGCGAACATCATTAAACAACTTCAAGAGGCTTACAAGGCGAATGAGTGGCTGACTAAATCGTATGAAGCCATAACAGGCACGTACAACCGTGCCCAAGGATTTGTTGATCAAGTAAATGAAGTTCGTGGGTTTTTGGGAGATACGAAAAGCACAATTTTGGGGCGCTACTCTGAAATAGAAGATTTATATGACGATTACAGTGATGGAGATGTTGAAATTGAAGACGTTTTAGACGTTTTGGATGTATCATTTAAAGACCCTCGTACAACTCCTCCTGATGAATGGCACAAACTTTTAGATCGTCAATACGAAATACGTCAAAAAACAATCCGGCAAACCATCAAACGAGGCCAGGACATTTTACAATCAATGCCGGAACGGATGCAAAAAATTGTGGAACTGGCCAATCAAATAGACAACACGGCGAACACTAAAGATTCGTCAGACCTTACGAATAGAATTTTGATTGAAATGCTCACAGTTTTGAATGAACAACTGGCACTTTCAATGGAGTACCATCAAATGATGGCCACCTTAAATTATCAAGGAGTTACGGAAGAAAGCATGAAGACAAGAAAAGCAGCAAGAGAACTCATTACAAAAAAACAGGACGTAGTTCAAAAAGAAATAAATTTTGTCAAAAATTTAGGTGTGGACGATCTTACAGACATTGAAGCAGTTTTAGACGCAACTTATACAGGGAAATAAAATGAAATATACGATTTTTCTTTTGGCTCTTTTTCTTCCTGTTCTCGCTTATGCTGAAAAAGATTCAAACTCCACGGCACTAAAGCAGGAAATCATACAACATGAAACTGATTTCATAAAAAAACATGGCGTTACAGACGTAATGGACATTGATGCAATTTTAGACGCAACATATAAATCAAAGACACAACAAGAGAGTAAGGAAGAAAAAGAAAATGAGTGAAGCAGGAATAGCCGGAAGCATCTTCACACAGCTTATCGGCTTAAACAATATTTACTTAAATTCCATATACTCCACTTTGATGGATTATTTTTGCACCCCTTTACGGATAGGGATGCTTATATACACTCTTTACATTGCATATTCTCTTTCTACTAAAGGATGGGAAGCAATGAAAAGCTTAACAGCAACATACCTCTATTTTCTGTTCTTATACAGTGCATTTCTCGAATTTAGTTTTTTCTATGAAAATATCGTTGATGTTACAATCAAAACCACGATGAACCTGTCCTCTTTCTTTATCTCCGCTGGTGAAGCAAAAGAATATACAAATGTACATGAAGTTTTTAACAAACTTGATGATACAGCAATGAACTTTTTTCAAGCAATCCAAAAAATTGCGCCAGATGAAACTTTCATCACAAATGCGGGGAAATACTTTACTTACGCGATTGCCGCTATCCCTCTGTTTGCCCTTTTTATAGGCATGTATACAGCTTTTTTTGTTATCTTTTCCATAGCTATCTTTTCCATGTATGTCTTTTTTGTCTATGGTGGTCCCGTCTTTTTTCTTGCCGCTTTTCCACAAACCAGAAGCATACTGAAAACTTGGTTTCGTGGACTGTTAAATTATGCACTTCTAGTAATAACCGCTTCAATCATTATGGGAATCACCGCGTCAAATCTTGTAGACGCGATTGCACAATTCCAAAAACAGGCCACTTCTGGTGAATCTATTTTCAACTTGGCCTATCTCAAAATTTTAATCTGGTGTGGCTTTTCGTTGGCAACAATTTTAAAAAGCCCAGATTTTGCCGCACATATGACCGGCTCAATGGCGGGATCAACAACGGGGATAGCTGGAGCTCTCTCGGCCACATCGGGCGCTGTGGGAGGAGGTCTTTTGACGATGGGACACAAAGGAACGCAAAAATCTTTGGGCATTTTGGGTAAAGCCGGGGAGTGGGCGCATAACAAGGCATGGGGAAATGCAACAGATGCGTTGGAAAATATGCGTGGTGCACGAAAATAAAAAAAGGAGCTAAAATGATTCGCTTTAAATTCTTTATGATAGCTTTGATAGCAATTTTTGGACTGTCTGCTTGTGGTGGCCCGAAAGGAGTACGTGACAACCCATCCAAACTGAATCCAAGCCCCTGCGCCGGTTGCTTTTCTCACGGTGAAAAAATCAAACTCGGAATAGAAGAACATGATTCTTAAGATTATTCCTTGGGTTCTGACTTTCTTATTGGTGCTGGTGCTGTTTCTTGTTCTTGCCAGCCGCAAACGTCAGAACGAAATCGAACAGGATTCGGCGTACCCCACGCCTTTGGCTATCCTGTCGAACAACAATGATACGTTGCGCGTCTTATTGTTGTTCACCCTGGTGGTGATCGCCGCCCTTGCGGCGGCGCTCATCACCGCCTGGGCCACTCACGACAAAGAGTTTGTTTTTGTGGAGACTATAAAGAATGGAGATAGACGTTTCGTAAGAATCGAAAAGGCGGGCAGGACCATTTCTGCAAATAAGAATTTAATCCTGGCAATTCTTCAAGACTACGTGGAAGACCTGGAAACTATAGACGGGGTATCGGAAGAGTTGCGCTTTAGACGGATCAAAGCTCTGTCTTCTAAAAAATTGTACGTAGCTCATGAAAAACGTATTTTGCCCAATTTCATTGAATACAAAGCTAAAGGGCAAAAACGATCAATCAAAATCGTCAATGCTTCAATCTTACAAATGAACGAATCCACCGGTGTTGTCGAAATTGAATTTGAAATGACCGAAGCCAAGGATGACACAAACATCACAAAAACTGTCGGGGCTCAATCAATTTTAAAATACACATTCAAACCGCAAGAAGTCCCTGAATCCAAAAAGTATTTGAATCCTATCGGAATTTTCGTGACAGCCTATCAAATGGATCGGAGAACAAAATGAAAAAGTTCATCGTAATTTTGTGCCTAATTGCCGTTGCAGCATGTCCGGCATGGGCCAAAAAAAGGGACGCATTCGGACAGGCCGAGAGTGGAGAAAGCGCGATTACAAATCGACCAATGATGGAAAATATCAACTTACAAGCCGTTCAAAAAGCGTTTGATGATTCTAATTCTACGGCAAACATTAAGGAATATTCGCATTACTACAAAAACACGTACAAAATTCGCCTTCGTCAATATATGACCACAACGATCATTTTGCCGCAAAACGAGAATGTGGAAGCCCTTGTTCTTGGGGATGAAATGAATTTTTCGGTCAAGGCTCTTAGGTTTCGCCCAAAGACCCCCGCCAACAAATTAGAGATTTTTGGCAAACGGGCAGGGGCTGATACAAATCTAACTGTCATGGGTGAATCAGGGAATATTTATTCCTTCTATCTGCGCATAGATGATCCCACTTCGCCCTATTTGCCTGATCTGATTGTTTATTTGAAAGATAATCGGATAAAATTTTTTCGTTCACGGCTCTTGGCCAACAATTCCCAATCGGATTCGGATTTAGACTTTCGTCCCAAAGACCAGGACGAGAAGGCCCCTGATTATTTAGTTGAGACTTCCCCGGTCCCTCCTTCGGAGTGGAATTTTGATTATCAAATAGATGCACATGGCCATGGGTTCGCGCCGAGGCAAATTTTTGATGATGGGAAATGGACATACTTCCGTTTTGGGGCAAACGGCAACATGGACACCGTTAAAACGTTGCCCATAATTTATGCCGTTCGGGACGGAGTAGATGTACCAATCAACCAACAGCGAAAAGGGGAGTTTGTAGTTGTAAAAACCACCAGCAATTCTTGGACCCTTTGGGCTGGCGATAAATATATTTGTGCGCGACAAGGCAAATAAATGACTAATGCACCTACCGAAATTCCTAAGTTGCGTCCTGCGTCATTTGGACGAGAGTTTAAAATCTGGGCAATCATAGCAACCGTTATTTTGGGCGGCTCTTTAGGCGGCGCTTGGGCTTATCGAGAATATTACAAACCTTCTCAACAGATTGAAGATGCCGCCTTTATTCAAGATGGAACCATTGATCCTATTTTCAACGGCAGCTTTCTGCCGGAAGAAAAACCAAAGGAAATTAAGCTACCTCCGATTCCTGAAATCAAAACCCCTGCTCCAATTTTGCCACCCAAAAAAGAAATTCCGCCGCCAAGTGCGGACGATCTTTTTGCGTTGGTTAAACCTGATCGTTCTATAGCTCAAAAACGCGCTGCAATTAATGCAGCGCGGCAAGGCAAAGTTTCTGTTCGTGCAAGTCACGATCTTTACGGCACAGAAGAAAAAACAGATTACGTCATGACTCAAAGAGATTTTCCCGACGAAGGGAAAACCATTACATCCTATCCAGTCAACTTGGAACGTGTATTGACTGCTGACATGTTTATTCCGGCTCTTTTAGTCAATGAAATTAAGAGTGATTTGGCCGGAAAGGTTATCGCACGTGTTGAAAGAGATATTTACAGCACTCACGGACGTAATATTCTGATCCCTGCGGGAACTTCTGCCGTAGGATATTATGAACCTCTTACCAAAGTAGGCGAGAGCCGAGTCAAAATAATCTGGGTACGGATGATCACACCGGACGGAATCAATATTCATACCGCAAACGCGGAATTAGCTGATGCAATGGGACGCTCTGGGATAACTGGTGATGTAGATAACCATTACCTTGAAAAATACGGTTTACCGCTGCTTATGTCCACATTGCAAATGATTGCGGCACATACGTTCCCAGTTAAAGACCAGACGAGTGCGGCTGCGATTGAAACTTACGGTACATCTGTTTCGAATATGGGCGCAAAAATTTTAGATGAACATATGAAAATCAATCCATCTGTGACCATTTCCAGAGGATCACGGATTCAAATTTCAATCATGAAAGATATCTGGTTTCCTGAACCTTTTAAACGAACGGTTCGAGCTAAAGCCGTTATGGAGGATTCCTAATGTTTAAAAAATTTACAATCCCCCTGCTTATCTCCCTGTTACTGGTTCTTCCGGCGATCGCTGATGATTTTGAAAAGGAACAGCAACAAATTGAAGTTGAAATTACCAAACCTTTCGAAGCTGGCAAAGACAAAGACACAGCCGCACGATTTGTTGATTTGAAAAATCAGGCTGTCGAATTTGGATTGGATACAATGGAGTTATACGGCAGCGTGTCCATGAATCCAGAAGAACTTGCGGATGGAACTCACGAAGTCAGCGTTCGCTGGACACACGTAAAAGATATGTCCGGCACAAATGTGCGTAAAGCTCTTTCCACTCCACTGCGTACCAAAATCTACACGGACGAGCCTATCAATGTAGGTGAAAAATATACAGCTGTTGGTAACTTGGATCAGTTGGCGAAAAATTTGTCCAAACTCAAACAAGCAGTTGAAG
This window harbors:
- a CDS encoding type IV secretion system protein, producing MSEAGIAGSIFTQLIGLNNIYLNSIYSTLMDYFCTPLRIGMLIYTLYIAYSLSTKGWEAMKSLTATYLYFLFLYSAFLEFSFFYENIVDVTIKTTMNLSSFFISAGEAKEYTNVHEVFNKLDDTAMNFFQAIQKIAPDETFITNAGKYFTYAIAAIPLFALFIGMYTAFFVIFSIAIFSMYVFFVYGGPVFFLAAFPQTRSILKTWFRGLLNYALLVITASIIMGITASNLVDAIAQFQKQATSGESIFNLAYLKILIWCGFSLATILKSPDFAAHMTGSMAGSTTGIAGALSATSGAVGGGLLTMGHKGTQKSLGILGKAGEWAHNKAWGNATDALENMRGARK
- a CDS encoding type IV secretion system protein, with amino-acid sequence MILKIIPWVLTFLLVLVLFLVLASRKRQNEIEQDSAYPTPLAILSNNNDTLRVLLLFTLVVIAALAAALITAWATHDKEFVFVETIKNGDRRFVRIEKAGRTISANKNLILAILQDYVEDLETIDGVSEELRFRRIKALSSKKLYVAHEKRILPNFIEYKAKGQKRSIKIVNASILQMNESTGVVEIEFEMTEAKDDTNITKTVGAQSILKYTFKPQEVPESKKYLNPIGIFVTAYQMDRRTK
- a CDS encoding type IV secretion system protein, with protein sequence MKTGFVIICLLSALWPTSSPGGMAVSDAVTHTLASKLIGVEAESKANIIKQLQEAYKANEWLTKSYEAITGTYNRAQGFVDQVNEVRGFLGDTKSTILGRYSEIEDLYDDYSDGDVEIEDVLDVLDVSFKDPRTTPPDEWHKLLDRQYEIRQKTIRQTIKRGQDILQSMPERMQKIVELANQIDNTANTKDSSDLTNRILIEMLTVLNEQLALSMEYHQMMATLNYQGVTEESMKTRKAARELITKKQDVVQKEINFVKNLGVDDLTDIEAVLDATYTGK
- a CDS encoding TrbI/VirB10 family protein — protein: MTNAPTEIPKLRPASFGREFKIWAIIATVILGGSLGGAWAYREYYKPSQQIEDAAFIQDGTIDPIFNGSFLPEEKPKEIKLPPIPEIKTPAPILPPKKEIPPPSADDLFALVKPDRSIAQKRAAINAARQGKVSVRASHDLYGTEEKTDYVMTQRDFPDEGKTITSYPVNLERVLTADMFIPALLVNEIKSDLAGKVIARVERDIYSTHGRNILIPAGTSAVGYYEPLTKVGESRVKIIWVRMITPDGINIHTANAELADAMGRSGITGDVDNHYLEKYGLPLLMSTLQMIAAHTFPVKDQTSAAAIETYGTSVSNMGAKILDEHMKINPSVTISRGSRIQISIMKDIWFPEPFKRTVRAKAVMEDS
- a CDS encoding TrbG/VirB9 family P-type conjugative transfer protein, which translates into the protein MKKFIVILCLIAVAACPAWAKKRDAFGQAESGESAITNRPMMENINLQAVQKAFDDSNSTANIKEYSHYYKNTYKIRLRQYMTTTIILPQNENVEALVLGDEMNFSVKALRFRPKTPANKLEIFGKRAGADTNLTVMGESGNIYSFYLRIDDPTSPYLPDLIVYLKDNRIKFFRSRLLANNSQSDSDLDFRPKDQDEKAPDYLVETSPVPPSEWNFDYQIDAHGHGFAPRQIFDDGKWTYFRFGANGNMDTVKTLPIIYAVRDGVDVPINQQRKGEFVVVKTTSNSWTLWAGDKYICARQGK